In the Chloroflexia bacterium SDU3-3 genome, one interval contains:
- a CDS encoding acetate--CoA ligase translates to MLEAIFAPQSVAIIGASPDQTKLGNRVLRNVLDNGYKGRIYPIHPTAAEVAGLPAFASIDAVPEAVDLAVIVIPPQHVLAAAELCGQKGVKGLVVITAGFKEVGGQGKELERKLIEIVQKYNMRMVGPNCLGIIDTTTPINASFAPMMPIAGEIAFMSQSGAICSAILDWSKQEGIGFSRFVSLGNKGDVDEVSLLEEWGNEADNKVILAYLEGINNGPAFIETARRVTKETPVIAIKSGTTEAGTRAISSHTGSLAGSERAYEAAFTQSGILRARSMEELFDFALAFAYQPLTAGDRVAIVTNAGGPGIIATDAIERSGLKLTSFTPETIERLRKSLPDMASVFNPIDVIGDARADRYEIALRAALADPNVDAVLVLFTPQAGSEAEETAKVIARLSAGQPKPVVTSYMGAVSLGPALELLNKHKIPNYAFPERAVSALRAMADQRKWSNRAAGSYASFEVDKDRVRALFKKVRESGRVELGEIEAREVMEAYGMRLPQSRLARSPEEAAQIASEIGFPVVMKISSPDILHKSDIGGVKVGVSSPSEARDAYELIEYRARKFSRDATIWGVLVQEMVPKGREMLVGVNRDPQFGPLVLVGLGGIYVEVLKDTAARLAPISREESSEMIRELRSFALLKGVRGDMPADLAAAEETVLRVSQLVTDFPEIVEMDINPLVVHNQGSGATVLDARIILQS, encoded by the coding sequence ATGCTTGAGGCGATTTTCGCCCCTCAGTCCGTTGCCATCATTGGAGCGTCGCCCGACCAAACAAAGCTGGGCAATCGCGTGTTGAGGAATGTCCTCGACAATGGCTATAAGGGGCGCATATATCCTATCCACCCGACAGCTGCAGAAGTTGCCGGGCTACCTGCGTTCGCATCGATCGACGCAGTTCCCGAAGCCGTCGACCTGGCGGTTATCGTCATCCCACCGCAGCATGTGCTGGCTGCCGCCGAGCTGTGCGGCCAGAAGGGCGTGAAGGGCCTAGTGGTTATCACCGCCGGGTTCAAAGAGGTCGGTGGCCAGGGCAAAGAGCTTGAGCGCAAGCTCATCGAGATCGTTCAGAAGTATAACATGCGTATGGTTGGCCCCAACTGCCTGGGGATTATCGACACAACAACTCCAATCAACGCATCGTTTGCACCTATGATGCCGATCGCCGGTGAGATCGCGTTTATGTCGCAGTCCGGCGCCATCTGCTCCGCCATTCTGGACTGGAGCAAGCAGGAGGGCATCGGCTTCTCGCGCTTCGTCAGCCTTGGCAACAAGGGCGATGTCGACGAGGTCTCGCTCCTAGAGGAGTGGGGCAACGAGGCCGACAACAAGGTGATCCTCGCGTACCTTGAGGGCATCAACAACGGCCCGGCCTTCATCGAGACCGCCCGCCGTGTCACCAAGGAGACCCCGGTGATCGCGATCAAGAGCGGCACTACCGAGGCCGGCACGCGCGCGATCTCGTCGCACACCGGCTCGCTGGCTGGCTCCGAGCGCGCCTACGAGGCGGCCTTCACCCAGAGCGGCATCCTCCGCGCCCGCTCGATGGAGGAGCTGTTCGACTTCGCGCTGGCCTTCGCCTACCAGCCGCTCACCGCTGGCGACCGCGTGGCGATCGTCACCAACGCGGGTGGCCCTGGCATCATCGCCACCGACGCGATCGAGCGCTCGGGCCTGAAGCTGACCAGCTTCACCCCCGAAACGATCGAGCGCCTGCGCAAGTCGCTGCCCGATATGGCCAGCGTGTTCAACCCGATCGACGTGATCGGCGACGCGCGCGCCGACCGCTACGAGATCGCCCTGCGCGCCGCGCTGGCCGACCCGAATGTGGATGCGGTGCTGGTGCTGTTCACGCCCCAGGCAGGCAGCGAGGCCGAGGAGACCGCCAAGGTCATCGCGCGGCTCAGCGCGGGCCAGCCCAAGCCGGTCGTCACCAGCTACATGGGCGCGGTCAGCCTTGGGCCGGCGCTCGAGCTGCTGAACAAGCACAAGATTCCTAACTACGCCTTCCCCGAGCGCGCCGTCTCGGCGCTGCGCGCTATGGCCGACCAGCGCAAGTGGAGCAACCGCGCCGCTGGCTCCTACGCCAGCTTCGAGGTGGACAAGGACCGCGTGCGCGCCCTGTTCAAGAAGGTGCGCGAGTCGGGCCGCGTGGAGCTGGGCGAGATTGAGGCCCGCGAGGTGATGGAGGCCTACGGCATGCGGCTGCCGCAGTCGCGGCTGGCCCGCTCGCCCGAAGAGGCCGCCCAGATCGCCAGCGAGATCGGCTTCCCGGTGGTGATGAAGATCTCGTCGCCCGACATCCTTCACAAGTCGGACATCGGCGGCGTGAAGGTGGGCGTGAGCAGCCCCAGCGAGGCACGCGATGCCTACGAGCTGATCGAGTACCGCGCGCGCAAGTTCAGCCGCGACGCGACGATCTGGGGCGTGCTGGTGCAGGAGATGGTGCCCAAGGGCCGCGAGATGCTGGTGGGCGTGAACCGCGACCCGCAGTTTGGCCCGCTGGTCCTGGTGGGCCTTGGCGGCATCTATGTCGAAGTTCTGAAGGACACCGCGGCCCGGCTGGCCCCCATCTCGCGCGAGGAGAGCAGCGAGATGATCCGCGAGCTGCGCTCGTTCGCCCTGCTCAAGGGCGTGCGCGGCGACATGCCCGCCGATCTTGCCGCCGCCGAGGAGACGGTGCTCCGCGTCTCGCAGCTCGTGACCGACTTCCCCGAGATCGTCGAGATGGACATCAATCCGCTCGTCGTTCACAACCAGGGGTCGGGTGCGACGGTGCTGGACGCTCGCATCATCCTGCAGAGCTAG
- a CDS encoding phosphotransacetylase family protein encodes MATLYVASTETFVGKSATCIGLLDRARRDGFNIGYMKPVSVSVTRTEDAILEEDTSFVHDHFGLPDPLDRLAPVLITQSAVDQILRGQGPDLSKKLRDAYVQVSRDRDFVVLEGANHWAEGTLVDLSADHVSDMLQAPVLLVSRYRTTLAIDSILAVQRYLGDRLLGVLLNQVAEPQLDFVQSRVVPYLEKKGIPVFGTLVQDATLAGITVEDLLEHLGGQYIGNPELQSKIIEHLSIGAMGAEAALSHFRRRPNKAVFTGGDRSDLQLAALETSTTALVLTGNIRPAPTVIDRAEERGVPIILLPDDTLTAVERAEAVFGSIRFKQAAKVQRYNKLLTEYFNFGRLYESLGMTVS; translated from the coding sequence ATGGCTACCCTCTACGTTGCTTCAACAGAGACGTTTGTCGGCAAGAGCGCGACTTGTATCGGTTTGCTTGACCGGGCACGCCGCGATGGGTTTAACATCGGCTACATGAAGCCGGTCAGTGTCTCCGTCACTCGCACAGAAGATGCCATCCTTGAAGAGGATACATCCTTTGTCCACGATCACTTTGGCCTGCCCGATCCGCTCGACCGGCTCGCGCCGGTGCTGATCACCCAGAGCGCAGTCGACCAGATCCTGCGCGGCCAAGGCCCCGATCTTTCCAAGAAGCTGCGCGACGCCTATGTGCAGGTCTCTCGCGATCGCGACTTTGTCGTGCTTGAGGGCGCAAACCACTGGGCCGAGGGCACCCTGGTCGATCTCTCCGCCGACCATGTTTCCGATATGCTGCAGGCACCGGTGCTGCTGGTCAGCCGCTACCGCACCACGCTCGCGATCGACTCCATCCTCGCGGTGCAGCGCTACCTGGGCGACCGCCTGCTGGGTGTGCTGCTCAACCAGGTGGCCGAGCCGCAGCTCGACTTCGTGCAGAGCCGCGTGGTGCCCTACCTTGAGAAGAAGGGCATCCCGGTGTTCGGCACGCTGGTGCAGGATGCGACTCTGGCCGGCATCACCGTGGAAGATCTGCTCGAACACCTGGGCGGCCAGTACATCGGCAACCCCGAGCTGCAGAGCAAGATCATCGAGCATCTTTCGATTGGCGCGATGGGCGCGGAGGCCGCGCTCTCGCACTTCCGCCGCCGCCCCAACAAGGCGGTGTTCACCGGCGGCGACCGCAGCGACCTGCAGCTGGCCGCGCTGGAGACATCCACCACCGCGCTGGTGCTGACGGGCAACATCCGCCCCGCGCCCACCGTGATCGACCGCGCCGAGGAGCGCGGGGTGCCGATCATCCTGCTGCCCGACGACACGCTCACCGCGGTCGAGCGCGCCGAGGCGGTGTTCGGCAGCATCCGCTTCAAGCAGGCGGCGAAAGTCCAGCGCTACAACAAGCTGCTCACCGAGTACTTCAACTTTGGGCGGCTGTATGAATCCCTCGGCATGACCGTTAGCTAG